The Thermoclostridium stercorarium subsp. stercorarium DSM 8532 genome contains a region encoding:
- a CDS encoding prepilin peptidase — MLKKINEKRLFKIMGLLTFFIFHISYSSVALFMPAREYAARKFILVILLAIASFHDIREQKVPLWVCAAIFGINVIHSVMVYKSVVQWIIGFILLAALMALYFLNRNLIGLGDILLVTSCVQSLRAENTMKFLFLTFAFASLSGIFKCIRNKSFNSVSVPLSPCVAAAFILLI, encoded by the coding sequence ATGCTGAAGAAAATTAATGAAAAGCGGTTATTTAAAATAATGGGATTATTGACTTTTTTTATTTTCCATATATCCTATTCGTCAGTGGCGCTTTTTATGCCGGCGAGGGAATATGCCGCGCGAAAATTCATTCTTGTGATTTTGCTTGCCATTGCATCATTTCATGATATTCGGGAACAAAAAGTTCCGCTGTGGGTTTGTGCCGCAATATTTGGCATTAACGTTATCCATTCCGTAATGGTTTATAAAAGCGTGGTTCAGTGGATAATAGGCTTTATTCTATTGGCAGCCCTTATGGCTTTATATTTTTTAAACCGGAATTTAATAGGGCTTGGGGATATTTTGCTGGTTACGTCGTGTGTCCAATCCCTTCGGGCTGAGAATACAATGAAGTTTCTGTTTTTGACATTTGCCTTTGCTTCTTTATCGGGAATTTTTAAATGTATACGAAACAAAAGCTTTAACAGCGTGTCTGTGCCTCTGTCGCCGTGTGTAGCGGCTGCATTCATTTTATTGATTTAA
- a CDS encoding TadE/TadG family type IV pilus assembly protein: protein MKNESAAGYAEKQRGSATVEAAVVIPLLMIAFVSLLTVIRIISTYARMQHAVNKVATELAHYSYIYAVSGLKQQHDELLDTTKKAWEELQNKTAVIENFYKSVQNVYCEAVSLGKENKNIEESLNNFLSGIENIQTSTTELIETVNTVVKDPVHEMQLIGIALSDSILSKTKTVLFDAIVKAMLKNNLANDLKIAPEKLEKSLFLKGGIEKLDLSSSTFFNDRETIDIIVEYTVKPAFFIIPEVKLRNRACVLSWQWGVGSPTETAGEDASLWNLDKGKAVYLQHLARGNKIDRLFARELKNEIGEYAELTPENFKTIDLIEYAHDRKDGSLVMIFSLNPFLPTYSSKSAVVGTIKQNLNKLSTFQRYQVRDYILDVSLLSGNYKRIAYIVIPENEVLPEAYIQAFEECKKLADKMGIELYQVQKYGKYDYAEEN from the coding sequence TTGAAAAATGAATCTGCTGCCGGATATGCTGAAAAACAACGTGGAAGCGCGACGGTTGAAGCTGCCGTGGTAATACCGCTTCTGATGATTGCTTTTGTTTCCTTGCTGACGGTTATACGGATAATATCAACCTATGCCAGAATGCAGCATGCCGTAAACAAAGTGGCTACAGAACTGGCGCATTACAGCTATATATATGCAGTGTCGGGACTGAAACAGCAGCATGATGAATTACTTGACACAACAAAAAAGGCTTGGGAAGAGCTTCAAAACAAAACGGCGGTAATTGAAAATTTCTATAAATCAGTTCAGAATGTTTACTGTGAAGCGGTATCATTGGGAAAAGAAAACAAGAATATTGAAGAAAGCCTTAATAATTTTCTTTCCGGAATAGAAAACATCCAGACTTCAACCACTGAACTGATTGAGACAGTTAACACCGTTGTGAAAGATCCGGTTCATGAGATGCAGCTTATAGGTATTGCTCTTTCCGACTCGATTCTGAGTAAAACAAAAACCGTTTTATTCGATGCCATTGTGAAAGCTATGCTGAAAAATAACCTGGCAAATGATCTTAAGATTGCACCTGAAAAACTGGAGAAGTCTCTTTTCCTGAAAGGCGGAATTGAAAAACTGGATTTATCGTCATCAACCTTTTTCAATGACAGGGAAACAATAGATATTATAGTGGAATACACGGTAAAACCGGCTTTTTTCATAATACCTGAAGTGAAATTGCGAAACAGGGCTTGTGTGCTTTCCTGGCAGTGGGGTGTTGGCAGCCCGACGGAAACGGCGGGGGAAGATGCAAGCTTATGGAATTTGGATAAGGGGAAAGCCGTTTACTTGCAGCATCTGGCAAGGGGAAACAAAATAGACAGGTTATTTGCCCGGGAATTAAAGAATGAAATCGGCGAATATGCTGAACTGACGCCTGAAAATTTCAAAACGATAGATTTGATTGAGTACGCCCATGACCGAAAAGACGGTTCGCTGGTTATGATATTTTCGTTAAATCCTTTTCTGCCGACTTACAGCAGTAAATCCGCAGTTGTGGGCACGATAAAGCAAAATTTGAACAAACTCAGCACTTTTCAGAGATACCAGGTTCGTGACTACATCTTAGATGTATCGCTGCTTTCAGGTAATTATAAGAGGATTGCATATATCGTAATCCCCGAGAATGAAGTACTTCCTGAGGCGTATATTCAGGCTTTTGAGGAATGCAAGAAATTGGCTGACAAAATGGGTATTGAACTGTATCAGGTGCAGAAATACGGTAAGTATGACTATGCTGAAGAAAATTAA
- a CDS encoding DUF5702 domain-containing protein, translating to MKLRGSVTVFVSIILSALILFSGTVIDLARFRAGETHARAAVQLAVQSALARYFSPLKENYGLWASAHSKEELEMLIYDLIEKNLGTENTFIPGITDLFGFSVDSVTVYPVFNLTDAQVLEKEIADFMKYRAPVNTAGLFLEKLKAFNLFLAQSGLLNKRMELEDNLQKIREKQVYLSLILSERIPRFVNGQKPEKGINDSLLHISSLLYEINDMEKQNGVLDRAYLSIPSSIEEINEAENEIENIEEEISDLEKEIEYLEDRLKDCEDEAEIAGITDEIQKIERKISQKSDEKAEAKKVLESAKRKLKSEIDTCVGLLNEIAVKTERVQEKITQIKNSVGKFVKYHEESVKLSSDILKQCYEIKHLSEEINTEIKRQAEKSDNAFLVKIKSDMKQLVLTADPEAVSSIKTDLEVNLTALNETYSVLSHAASRLEEILDEILRFIYSTERIYVTLEYTERKVFGTGIEQCVKELESKINSAVSGYKVRSLQLEPDINAKEKNEFYRWCNKVFDEKNETENKDKGYEKKLRNNIKKADESGKKENEMSFNGKDKKLSSKELEELFKSLPSKKNNETGGALTENYENTEPEEKYKKSLNSNADISFKIGSILDNLGESVLKSLYINEYIVSAFKNANIDKVSAPRINIHGGPAKTFFEKAEVEYIIFGNKKEKTNADLAQASIFGIRMGLNLLHVYMDSKKVSAAMSAAVSIAGWSGFGVPIVKNLILLGWAAGESYLDLKDINDGKDVAVYKTENTWKLSLASLFSDITGKFLEDTSVWLKKTKDEWVDKADDAVKTLIRELVTGKVNEVFAPIEQAVTEAGDEEDNAGDVKFAVSLPLDDVSNVDDLKEWVVKVCQDQYRQAKNSVTHWTGARLEHFKKKAIDEITNFIINSPAYENIFSTVKKGLNNIIDGSLDMLSESLQQIGNQIGDPGMQSQLVGTVVSFDYVDYLRLLLVAVPNKTKLLRAADIIQLNMRETLDNPDFLMSEYNSFIIVEAEISMKTMFIPSFLKTPQTGKFSIRWGYGY from the coding sequence ATGAAATTACGGGGCAGTGTAACGGTTTTTGTCAGTATAATATTGTCTGCTTTAATACTGTTTTCAGGTACGGTGATTGATTTGGCCCGGTTCCGGGCAGGAGAAACGCATGCCCGTGCTGCCGTTCAATTGGCGGTTCAGTCGGCGCTGGCCCGGTATTTTTCACCGCTGAAGGAGAATTACGGGCTGTGGGCCAGCGCACACAGTAAGGAAGAACTTGAAATGCTGATATACGACCTTATTGAAAAAAACTTGGGTACCGAAAATACGTTTATACCAGGTATTACCGATCTTTTCGGTTTTTCGGTGGACAGTGTCACGGTATATCCTGTGTTTAACCTGACCGATGCCCAGGTACTGGAAAAGGAAATTGCCGACTTTATGAAATACAGGGCTCCGGTGAATACTGCAGGTCTTTTTCTTGAAAAACTTAAAGCATTTAATCTTTTTCTGGCTCAGTCAGGGCTTTTGAACAAAAGAATGGAGCTGGAAGACAATCTGCAGAAAATCCGTGAGAAACAGGTTTACCTGAGTCTGATTCTCTCTGAGAGGATTCCCCGTTTTGTAAACGGCCAAAAGCCTGAAAAGGGGATAAATGACAGCCTGTTACATATATCTTCATTACTATATGAAATAAACGATATGGAAAAACAAAACGGAGTACTCGACAGGGCTTATCTTTCCATACCTTCGTCAATTGAAGAAATAAATGAAGCAGAAAACGAGATAGAGAATATTGAAGAGGAAATATCCGATCTGGAGAAGGAAATAGAATACCTTGAGGACAGGCTGAAAGACTGCGAGGATGAAGCAGAAATTGCGGGAATTACTGATGAAATACAGAAAATTGAGAGAAAAATTTCACAAAAAAGCGATGAAAAGGCTGAAGCCAAAAAAGTGCTTGAATCTGCGAAAAGAAAGCTCAAGTCAGAAATTGACACATGTGTGGGACTGCTTAACGAAATAGCGGTCAAAACCGAAAGGGTACAGGAAAAAATAACACAAATTAAAAACAGTGTGGGCAAATTTGTCAAATACCATGAGGAATCGGTAAAACTCTCCTCGGATATATTGAAACAGTGCTACGAAATAAAACATTTGTCTGAAGAAATTAATACCGAAATAAAAAGACAAGCCGAAAAGTCGGATAATGCATTTCTGGTTAAAATCAAGTCGGACATGAAGCAGCTGGTGCTTACCGCAGATCCTGAAGCGGTGTCTTCAATAAAAACAGATTTGGAGGTAAATCTGACTGCGTTGAACGAGACTTATTCCGTATTGTCTCACGCCGCCAGTCGGCTTGAAGAAATTCTGGATGAAATATTACGCTTTATATACAGCACCGAACGAATATATGTGACACTGGAATATACTGAGAGAAAGGTGTTCGGCACCGGGATTGAGCAGTGTGTCAAAGAGCTGGAAAGTAAAATAAATTCGGCGGTTTCGGGGTATAAAGTAAGATCCCTTCAACTGGAACCCGATATTAACGCGAAAGAAAAAAATGAGTTTTACAGATGGTGCAACAAAGTTTTTGATGAGAAAAATGAAACAGAGAACAAGGATAAAGGTTACGAGAAAAAACTGAGGAACAATATCAAAAAGGCTGATGAAAGCGGGAAGAAAGAAAATGAAATGTCATTTAACGGCAAAGACAAAAAACTTTCGAGCAAAGAACTGGAAGAACTGTTTAAATCACTGCCGTCAAAAAAGAATAATGAAACCGGCGGCGCATTAACGGAGAATTATGAAAATACAGAGCCCGAAGAAAAATATAAGAAGTCGCTGAACAGTAACGCAGACATTTCCTTTAAGATTGGAAGTATTTTGGATAATCTGGGTGAATCGGTACTTAAATCCCTTTATATTAATGAGTATATAGTCAGCGCATTTAAAAACGCAAACATTGACAAGGTATCCGCCCCGAGAATAAACATTCACGGTGGTCCTGCAAAAACTTTTTTTGAAAAAGCGGAGGTTGAGTACATTATATTCGGAAACAAAAAAGAGAAGACAAATGCCGATCTGGCACAGGCGTCGATATTCGGCATAAGAATGGGTCTTAACCTTCTTCATGTGTACATGGATTCCAAAAAAGTCTCCGCTGCAATGTCGGCTGCTGTATCCATTGCAGGCTGGTCAGGCTTCGGAGTCCCCATAGTCAAAAATCTTATTCTGCTTGGGTGGGCCGCCGGCGAATCTTATCTCGATTTAAAGGATATAAACGACGGCAAGGATGTGGCCGTGTACAAAACAGAAAACACATGGAAACTAAGCCTTGCCTCGCTGTTTTCGGATATTACAGGGAAGTTCCTTGAGGATACATCTGTATGGCTGAAAAAGACAAAGGATGAATGGGTTGACAAAGCAGATGATGCGGTAAAAACGTTAATTCGCGAACTGGTAACCGGTAAGGTTAATGAAGTTTTTGCCCCTATTGAGCAGGCTGTAACCGAGGCAGGTGATGAAGAGGATAATGCTGGCGATGTGAAATTTGCTGTTTCCCTCCCATTGGATGACGTAAGTAATGTGGATGATTTAAAGGAATGGGTTGTAAAAGTATGCCAGGACCAGTACCGGCAAGCGAAGAACAGTGTTACGCACTGGACCGGAGCCAGGCTTGAACATTTTAAGAAAAAAGCAATAGATGAGATTACAAATTTCATAATAAACAGTCCTGCCTATGAGAATATTTTTTCGACAGTTAAAAAAGGTCTTAACAATATAATCGACGGAAGCCTTGACATGCTTTCCGAAAGCCTGCAGCAAATCGGAAACCAGATAGGCGATCCCGGGATGCAAAGCCAACTGGTCGGAACGGTTGTGTCCTTTGATTATGTGGATTATTTAAGGCTCCTTCTTGTCGCCGTGCCCAATAAAACCAAGTTGTTAAGGGCCGCTGATATAATACAGCTTAACATGAGGGAAACTCTGGATAACCCTGATTTTCTGATGTCGGAATACAATTCTTTTATTATTGTTGAAGCAGAGATTTCGATGAAAACAATGTTTATACCGTCTTTTCTGAAAACTCCGCAGACAGGGAAATTCAGTATAAGATGGGGGTATGGCTATTGA
- a CDS encoding TadE/TadG family type IV pilus assembly protein has protein sequence MSKRFLKQDFVKKQCRGAVTVEYAVIFPIVIVCIFIIIHIGMLYYQHCLMQTVASKCVRSMALLWGYDPDEINIETGITDRNAYVSEALYWQLITDKNKRGEKAAQAVLNELMSKSVIKPSGGFDVEMTYNNYIIFKKIGLCIRADYVLPFGDLLELVGLPGRTRMEVYSETMVHDTQDFIQNTDYLLQIYEESGARNWVEEKVEPLLNSLKNIKKYFKLQENGQ, from the coding sequence TGGAGCCGTTACGGTTGAATATGCCGTTATATTTCCTATTGTCATCGTATGCATATTTATAATTATTCACATAGGGATGCTTTACTATCAGCATTGTTTAATGCAGACGGTGGCAAGCAAGTGTGTGCGCAGCATGGCCCTTTTATGGGGATACGATCCTGATGAAATAAATATTGAAACCGGAATAACGGACAGGAATGCATACGTCAGTGAGGCCCTTTACTGGCAGCTTATCACCGATAAAAACAAAAGAGGTGAAAAAGCAGCTCAGGCCGTTCTCAATGAACTGATGTCGAAAAGTGTTATAAAGCCTTCGGGCGGTTTTGACGTAGAAATGACCTACAACAATTACATAATTTTTAAAAAGATTGGATTGTGCATCAGAGCCGATTATGTACTGCCTTTCGGAGATTTGCTTGAACTTGTGGGGTTACCGGGTCGTACCAGAATGGAAGTGTACAGTGAAACAATGGTACATGATACTCAGGATTTTATCCAAAATACCGATTATTTACTTCAAATTTATGAAGAATCAGGAGCCAGAAACTGGGTTGAGGAAAAAGTTGAACCCCTGCTGAATTCCCTTAAGAATATAAAAAAATATTTTAAATTGCAGGAGAATGGACAATGA